One genomic segment of Phalacrocorax carbo chromosome Z, bPhaCar2.1, whole genome shotgun sequence includes these proteins:
- the LOC135310601 gene encoding LOW QUALITY PROTEIN: NADH-ubiquinone oxidoreductase chain 2-like (The sequence of the model RefSeq protein was modified relative to this genomic sequence to represent the inferred CDS: substituted 4 bases at 4 genomic stop codons): MEQIILNSSAALGGXMGLNQAQTRKILAFSSISHLGXMTIIITTYNPKLTLLTFYLYSLITATIFLALNTTKTLKLSTIITSXTKTSILNATLIATLLSLAGLPPLTGFLPKXLIIQELTKQEIAPSAITIAILSLLGLFFYLRLAYHSTITLPPNSTNFMKQWYTNKSTNTPTTILASISVLLLPLSPAILTVT, encoded by the coding sequence atggagcagatcatcttgaattCCTCCGCCGCCCTAGGAGGCTGAATGGGGTTAAACCAAGCTCAAACCCGAAAGATCCTAGCCTTCTCATCCATCTCGCACCTGGGCTGAATGACCATCATCATCACCACCTACAACCCAAAACTCACCCTACTAACCTTCTACCTATACTCACTAATAACTGCCACCATATTCCTGGCCCTCAATACAACCAAAACCTTAAAGCTATCCACTATAATAACATCATGAACAAAAACCTCCATACTAAACGCAACTCTAATAGCAACCCTACTCTCCCTAGCAGGCCTCCCCCCACTAACCGGCTTCCTACCAAAATGACTAATCATCCAAGAGCTCACCAAACAAGAGATAGCCCCATCAGCAATAACAATAGCCATACTCTCACTCCTGGGCCTATTTTTCTATCTTCGCCTCGCATATCACTCAACAATCACACTCCCACCAAACTCCACTAATTTCATGAAACAATGGTATACTAACAAATCAACAAACACCCCAACCACTATCCTTGCCTCCATATCAGTCTTACTCCTACCCCTATCACCCGCAATCCTAACAGTCACCTAA